A stretch of DNA from Fibrobacter succinogenes:
CTTGGGGTCGCAACCGACAACAAGAACGTGTTTACCTTGTTCTACAAGGCCTGCGGTCAAATTCTGAGTCGTAGTAGATTTACCGATGCCGCCCTTACCGTAGATTGCGATCTGACGTAAACGTTTTGCCATAATGAAATGTCTCCTTAGGTTTAATTACCTACAGAAACGCTAGGTTTGCGGAATTTTAGAATTTGCGACTACCCTTTTCAATACTTTTTTAGCCCATTCCGTTCAAAAAATTCCGATTTACAACATTGTTATAGTTTCATCTTATCACCCAATTCATTTAGTTTCTATCACAATCAAGAAAATCGAACTTTATTTATTGTTCAAACAGGGTTTTATATTGCATTTACCTATTACGCTTTTTAAATTATGCGGGACTTCGGAACAGAAGCAAAAATTTAAAAGAATACA
This window harbors:
- a CDS encoding AAA family ATPase; translated protein: MMAKRLRQIAIYGKGGIGKSTTTQNLTAGLVEQGKHVLVVGCDPK